In one window of Opitutus sp. GAS368 DNA:
- a CDS encoding glycoside hydrolase: MRITTAGTGVAILLAALLAGAAAQPLTPDLWHELHWRNIGPFRGGRTRAAAGVPGRPNVFYMGQVNGGVWKTDDFGQTWNPIFDAQPTQSIGAIAVAPSNPNIVYVASGEGLRRPDLSVGDGIYRSADAGATWTHLGLRDGQQIPTLAIDPRNPDRLFAAVLGHPYGANAERGIYRSTDGGATWEKSLYVDADTGGWDVCFDPANPDVMYATLWESRLGPWDEHNNYKGVKGGLFKSTDAGQTWRKLTAGLPADVSQVYLAVAPADSRRIYATVSTPGSSGIYRSDDAGENWHPATTDTRPGLPIGGGDMPLIRVDPVNPDIVYTATVVAWRSTDGAKTWSALKGAPGGDDYQNFWINPQHPEIMLLVSDQGAVVTVNGGRTWSSWYNQPTAQLYHVAADNVFPYRVYSGQQESGSVGIASRGNDGAITFRDWHPVGASEYGYVAPDPLDPNLVYGAGRLEVSKFHWDTGQVEMVSPVPQASPKYRAVRTMPLMFSPVDPHVLYYGTNILFKTTDGGHSWQEISPDLGRPHAGIPANLGTLPAKDAAAAEKQRGVIYALAPSPKSLPIIWAGTDDGLVWLTTDSGKKWNEVTPPALTPWSKVTQIDASHFDAASAYVSVSRFRIDDLAPYVYRTHDSGKTWQLITAGLDQAPVNAVREDPVRPGLLFAATEKGVWVSFNDGDHWEPLQLNLPHTSMRDIIIHGPDLIVATHGRAFWILDDLSPLRQLAPAGPPAMALFKPAPAVRVRDNLNTDTPLPPDEPAGENPPEGAILDYYLATPAAGPVTLEILDAGGNVVRHYSSQDQPEVVAADLPKLPIPSYWPQLPPTLPAGAGLHRWVWDLHYTTPDSLRHTYPISAVRHRTPRLPRGPGALPGQYTIRLTAGAQVRSAPLTVTMDPRVKTPAADWQKRFELQGRLAELMSRSARTIRHAHSLLEQIEATTKEPRAPGPELAALKAKLQAQLDAPAGAEAESALTGIHGEAGELYNALEPADAAPTKAQTATAAQLAEEFNEAAERWEKLTAGELPALNHRLKAAGLPELKPDTLPNAPDEVEEADID; the protein is encoded by the coding sequence ATGAGAATCACCACGGCCGGAACGGGAGTCGCAATCTTGCTCGCCGCGTTGCTGGCCGGGGCCGCCGCCCAGCCGCTCACGCCCGATCTCTGGCACGAGCTCCACTGGCGCAATATCGGGCCGTTCCGCGGCGGGCGCACCCGCGCCGCCGCCGGGGTCCCGGGCCGGCCGAACGTGTTCTACATGGGCCAGGTGAACGGCGGCGTCTGGAAGACCGACGACTTCGGCCAGACGTGGAACCCGATCTTCGACGCGCAGCCGACGCAGTCCATCGGCGCCATCGCCGTCGCGCCGTCGAATCCGAACATCGTCTACGTCGCCAGCGGCGAGGGCCTGCGCCGGCCGGACCTCTCGGTCGGCGACGGCATCTACCGCTCCGCCGACGCCGGCGCGACCTGGACGCACCTCGGCCTGCGCGACGGCCAGCAGATCCCCACCCTCGCCATCGACCCGCGCAACCCCGACCGGCTTTTTGCCGCCGTGCTCGGCCATCCCTACGGCGCCAACGCCGAGCGCGGCATCTACCGCTCGACGGACGGTGGCGCCACCTGGGAAAAGTCACTCTACGTCGATGCGGATACCGGCGGCTGGGACGTCTGCTTCGACCCGGCGAATCCCGACGTGATGTATGCCACGCTCTGGGAATCGCGGCTCGGCCCGTGGGACGAACACAACAACTACAAGGGCGTGAAGGGCGGCCTCTTCAAGTCCACCGACGCCGGTCAGACCTGGCGCAAACTCACCGCCGGTCTGCCGGCTGACGTCAGCCAAGTTTACCTCGCGGTGGCCCCGGCTGATTCACGTCGCATCTATGCCACCGTCAGCACACCGGGCAGCTCTGGAATCTACCGCTCCGACGACGCGGGGGAAAACTGGCATCCAGCCACCACCGATACCCGGCCCGGACTCCCCATCGGCGGCGGCGACATGCCGCTGATCCGCGTCGACCCCGTGAACCCCGACATCGTCTATACCGCCACCGTGGTCGCCTGGCGTTCCACCGACGGCGCGAAGACCTGGTCGGCGCTGAAAGGCGCGCCCGGCGGCGACGACTACCAGAATTTCTGGATCAATCCCCAGCACCCCGAGATCATGCTGCTCGTTTCCGACCAGGGAGCGGTCGTCACCGTCAACGGCGGGCGCACCTGGAGCTCCTGGTATAACCAGCCGACCGCCCAGCTCTACCATGTGGCGGCGGACAACGTTTTTCCCTACCGCGTCTACAGCGGCCAGCAGGAGAGCGGCTCGGTCGGCATCGCGAGCCGCGGCAACGACGGCGCCATCACCTTCCGCGACTGGCATCCCGTCGGTGCCAGCGAATACGGCTATGTCGCCCCCGACCCTCTCGACCCGAACCTCGTCTACGGCGCCGGCCGGCTTGAGGTCTCGAAGTTTCATTGGGACACCGGCCAGGTGGAAATGGTCTCACCCGTGCCGCAGGCTTCGCCGAAATATCGCGCGGTGCGGACGATGCCGCTGATGTTCTCCCCGGTCGACCCGCATGTGCTCTATTACGGCACGAACATTTTGTTCAAGACCACCGACGGCGGGCACTCGTGGCAGGAGATCAGCCCGGACCTCGGCCGGCCGCACGCCGGCATCCCCGCCAATCTCGGCACGCTGCCGGCGAAGGACGCCGCGGCCGCGGAAAAGCAACGCGGTGTCATCTACGCGCTCGCGCCCTCGCCCAAAAGTTTGCCGATCATCTGGGCCGGCACCGACGACGGCCTCGTGTGGCTGACCACCGACAGCGGCAAAAAGTGGAACGAAGTCACGCCGCCCGCCCTCACGCCGTGGAGCAAGGTCACCCAGATTGACGCATCCCATTTCGACGCGGCCTCGGCGTATGTTTCCGTCAGCCGCTTCCGCATTGATGACCTGGCGCCCTACGTCTACCGCACCCATGACAGCGGCAAAACCTGGCAGCTGATCACCGCCGGCCTCGACCAGGCGCCGGTCAACGCCGTGCGGGAGGATCCGGTGCGCCCGGGCCTGCTGTTCGCCGCCACCGAGAAGGGCGTGTGGGTGTCGTTCAACGACGGCGACCACTGGGAGCCACTGCAGCTCAACCTGCCGCACACCTCCATGCGGGACATCATCATCCACGGCCCGGACCTGATCGTGGCCACCCACGGGCGCGCCTTCTGGATCCTCGATGACCTCTCGCCGCTGCGGCAACTCGCCCCCGCCGGCCCGCCCGCGATGGCCCTTTTCAAACCCGCCCCGGCGGTCCGCGTGCGCGACAACCTGAACACCGACACGCCGCTCCCGCCCGACGAACCGGCCGGGGAGAACCCGCCAGAGGGCGCCATCCTGGATTACTACCTCGCCACCCCCGCCGCGGGCCCGGTCACGCTGGAAATCCTGGACGCCGGCGGCAACGTGGTGCGGCACTACTCGAGCCAGGACCAGCCCGAGGTTGTGGCCGCCGACCTGCCGAAGCTCCCGATCCCGTCCTACTGGCCGCAGTTGCCGCCGACGCTGCCCGCCGGCGCCGGCCTGCACCGCTGGGTGTGGGACCTGCATTACACCACACCGGATTCGCTGCGGCACACCTACCCCATCTCCGCCGTCCGTCACCGCACGCCGCGTCTGCCGCGCGGACCGGGCGCGCTGCCCGGCCAGTATACGATCAGGCTCACGGCGGGCGCGCAGGTCCGGTCCGCCCCGCTCACGGTCACAATGGATCCACGCGTCAAGACCCCGGCGGCCGACTGGCAAAAGCGTTTCGAACTGCAAGGCCGCCTGGCCGAGCTCATGAGCCGCAGCGCCCGGACCATCCGGCACGCCCATTCGCTGCTTGAGCAGATCGAGGCCACCACCAAGGAGCCCCGAGCCCCGGGCCCCGAACTCGCGGCGCTGAAAGCCAAACTGCAGGCGCAGCTCGACGCCCCCGCCGGCGCGGAGGCGGAGTCGGCGCTCACCGGCATCCACGGGGAGGCCGGCGAACTCTACAATGCGCTGGAACCCGCCGATGCCGCGCCCACCAAGGCGCAGACCGCGACCGCGGCGCAGCTCGCCGAGGAATTCAACGAGGCCGCCGAACGCTGGGAGAAGTTGACGGCCGGGGAGCTGCCCGCTCTCAACCACCGGCTCAAGGCCGCCGGCCTGCCCGAATTGAAACCCGACACCCTGCCCAACGCGCCGGACGAGGTGGAGGAAGCGGACATCGATTGA
- a CDS encoding adenylosuccinate synthetase: MSLLPFSSQLIADVGISFGDEGKGRLIPEVIEELSATPAAVTVVFKVNGGSNSGHTAGGIKLNLLPAGVVEKAVPHLAIGAGVVADPRKVLWEGRPLEQKGYAIFSRLVVDERAMVSDLSHRLLDLAWEDYRVNVLQEEPRGSTGRGITPAYQDETGQWQITFADFLGGPNFFARKLAARADRALRTIQHVCQVSPRAWDAFFEKLTLAEQKANAEAIELGLFTKAEFDLGQFKGPAPFTLDVAKLTQVYWDAGQQLKQNIGEVRELVLRELAAGRSIVGEFGQAYWLDKRHGYSPNVTASHTFTPEFFESAGIPVQAIHTFAVAKAYDTKVGTHTFVTQMDEALPICQKLKTIEFGTVTGRQRMVGWYDAVEKGDALRYGGFQDLMINKIDALTGAAELLICTAYEDDNGRRYGHVPRNEAVRRALQPVYSKHPGWTEDLTGVRKFADLPKNAQRYTAAMVRSLVEVAYPGKLPAALPNLRYLGVGPLPSQIIKDVPPTAELIALR, encoded by the coding sequence ATGTCCCTCCTCCCATTCTCCAGCCAGCTCATCGCCGATGTCGGCATCTCCTTCGGTGACGAGGGCAAGGGCCGCCTCATCCCCGAGGTCATCGAGGAGCTGAGCGCCACCCCGGCCGCCGTCACGGTGGTCTTCAAGGTCAACGGCGGCTCCAACTCGGGCCACACCGCGGGCGGCATCAAGCTGAACCTCCTGCCCGCCGGCGTCGTCGAGAAGGCCGTCCCCCACCTCGCCATCGGCGCCGGGGTCGTCGCCGACCCGCGCAAGGTCCTCTGGGAGGGCCGCCCGCTTGAGCAGAAGGGCTACGCCATCTTCTCCCGCCTCGTCGTCGACGAACGCGCCATGGTCTCCGACCTCTCCCACCGCCTGCTCGACCTCGCCTGGGAGGACTATCGCGTCAACGTCCTCCAGGAGGAGCCGCGCGGCTCCACCGGCCGCGGCATCACCCCGGCCTACCAGGACGAGACCGGCCAGTGGCAGATCACCTTCGCCGACTTCCTCGGCGGCCCGAACTTCTTCGCCCGCAAGCTCGCCGCCCGCGCCGACCGCGCGTTGCGCACCATCCAGCACGTCTGCCAGGTGAGCCCCAGGGCCTGGGACGCGTTTTTCGAGAAGCTCACCCTCGCCGAGCAGAAGGCCAACGCCGAGGCGATCGAGCTCGGCCTGTTCACGAAGGCGGAGTTCGACCTCGGCCAGTTCAAGGGCCCGGCGCCGTTCACCCTCGATGTCGCAAAGTTGACCCAGGTCTACTGGGACGCCGGCCAGCAGCTGAAGCAGAACATCGGCGAGGTGCGCGAACTGGTGCTGCGCGAACTCGCCGCCGGCCGCTCCATCGTCGGCGAGTTCGGCCAGGCCTACTGGCTCGACAAACGCCACGGCTACTCGCCGAACGTCACGGCCTCGCACACCTTCACGCCCGAGTTCTTCGAGAGCGCCGGCATCCCGGTGCAGGCCATCCACACCTTCGCGGTCGCCAAGGCCTACGATACCAAGGTCGGCACGCACACCTTCGTCACGCAGATGGACGAGGCGCTGCCGATCTGCCAGAAACTGAAGACCATCGAGTTCGGCACCGTCACCGGCCGCCAGCGCATGGTCGGCTGGTATGACGCCGTGGAAAAGGGCGACGCGCTCCGCTACGGCGGCTTCCAGGACCTGATGATCAACAAAATCGACGCCCTCACCGGGGCCGCCGAGCTGCTCATCTGCACCGCCTACGAGGACGACAACGGCCGCCGCTACGGCCACGTGCCGCGCAACGAGGCCGTCCGCCGCGCGCTGCAACCCGTCTACTCGAAGCATCCCGGCTGGACCGAGGATCTCACCGGTGTGCGCAAATTCGCCGACCTGCCAAAAAACGCCCAACGCTACACCGCCGCGATGGTGCGCTCGCTGGTGGAGGTCGCCTACCCCGGGAAGTTGCCCGCCGCCCTGCCCAATCTCCGCTACCTCGGCGTCGGCCCGCTGCCCTCGCAGATCATCAAGGACGTCCCGCCGACGGCCGAGCTGATCGCCTTGCGGTAG
- a CDS encoding glycoside hydrolase family 2 TIM barrel-domain containing protein, whose product MKPRPSAVLAVFFLLCLPAARLAAAPALLHASARPGLDLNGPWHVIVDPYETGYYDYRREPFDAAAKPTGGYFLDRQPADKSELLEYDFDRSPVLNVPGDWNSQDERLFYYEGSVWYRRRFDYRPAAADHRLFLYFGAANYQADVYLNGKKLGRHIGGFTPFEFEVTGLVTAAGNSLVVRVDNSRHADAVPTVNTDWWNYGGLTRDVRLVETPATFVRDYHVQLKPGAPGRIEASVQLDGAQRRQHVTLAIAGAQLTAEADTDDTGAARFDVAAPALELWSPEKPRLYEVSLTTPADRITDRIGFRTIDVRGTDIRLNGRPVFLRGICLHEENPLQGRRAYSEADARLLLGWAKELNCNFVRLAHYPHNEHMARVADELGLMLWEEIPVYWTIQWENPATLQNAQAQLTDLITRDRNRASVIVWSVANETPVSEPRTRFLKALIDTARTLDGTRLVSAAMEVHGDPADANRRVVDDPLGAFTDLLSFNQYIGWYDGLPDKLPQITWSLGYNKPVMISEFGADAKQGLHGDRLTRFSEEYQADLYRQTLAMLGKIPQWRGATPWILCDFRSPRRPLPGIQDGWNRKGLISSGGVKKEAFSVLRDFYGQQAAAGK is encoded by the coding sequence GTGAAACCCCGCCCGTCCGCCGTCCTGGCCGTTTTTTTCCTGCTCTGCCTCCCGGCCGCCCGGCTGGCGGCGGCCCCCGCGTTGCTCCATGCCTCCGCCCGCCCCGGCCTCGACCTGAACGGCCCGTGGCACGTCATCGTCGATCCCTACGAAACCGGCTACTACGACTACCGGCGCGAGCCGTTCGACGCGGCCGCCAAACCGACCGGCGGCTACTTTCTCGACCGGCAGCCGGCGGACAAGTCCGAGCTGCTGGAGTATGATTTCGACCGGAGCCCCGTGCTGAACGTCCCGGGCGACTGGAATTCCCAGGACGAGCGCCTGTTCTACTACGAGGGATCCGTCTGGTATCGCCGGCGCTTCGACTACCGGCCCGCCGCCGCGGACCACCGCCTCTTCCTCTATTTCGGCGCGGCCAATTACCAGGCCGACGTCTACCTGAACGGGAAAAAACTCGGCCGGCACATCGGCGGCTTCACCCCGTTCGAGTTCGAGGTCACGGGCCTCGTCACGGCGGCGGGCAACTCGCTCGTCGTCCGCGTGGACAACTCCCGCCACGCCGACGCCGTGCCGACGGTGAACACCGACTGGTGGAACTACGGCGGCCTCACCCGCGACGTACGGCTGGTGGAAACACCGGCGACCTTCGTGCGCGACTACCACGTGCAGCTCAAGCCGGGCGCGCCGGGCCGGATCGAGGCTTCGGTGCAGCTCGACGGCGCCCAGCGGCGCCAGCATGTCACCCTCGCGATCGCCGGCGCCCAACTGACGGCGGAGGCGGACACCGACGACACGGGCGCCGCCCGCTTCGATGTCGCCGCCCCGGCGCTCGAACTCTGGTCACCGGAAAAGCCGCGGCTCTACGAGGTCAGCCTCACCACGCCGGCCGACCGCATCACCGACCGGATCGGCTTCCGCACGATCGACGTCCGCGGCACCGACATCCGGCTCAACGGCCGGCCCGTCTTCCTGCGCGGCATCTGCCTGCATGAGGAAAACCCGCTCCAGGGCCGCCGCGCCTATTCCGAGGCGGACGCCCGCCTGCTGCTGGGCTGGGCCAAGGAGCTGAACTGCAACTTCGTCCGCCTCGCCCATTACCCCCACAACGAGCACATGGCCCGGGTCGCCGACGAACTCGGCCTGATGCTGTGGGAGGAGATCCCCGTCTACTGGACGATCCAGTGGGAAAATCCGGCGACCCTGCAAAACGCGCAGGCGCAGCTCACCGACCTGATCACCCGCGACCGCAACCGCGCGAGCGTCATCGTGTGGTCGGTCGCCAACGAGACGCCGGTCAGCGAGCCCCGCACGCGTTTTCTCAAGGCGCTGATCGACACCGCCCGCACCCTCGACGGCACCCGGCTGGTCTCGGCCGCGATGGAGGTGCACGGCGATCCCGCCGATGCGAACCGCCGCGTCGTCGATGATCCGCTCGGCGCGTTCACCGACCTGCTCAGCTTCAACCAATACATCGGCTGGTATGACGGCCTGCCCGACAAGCTGCCGCAGATCACCTGGTCGCTCGGCTACAACAAGCCGGTCATGATCAGCGAATTTGGCGCCGACGCCAAGCAGGGCCTGCACGGCGACCGGCTCACCCGCTTCAGCGAGGAATACCAGGCCGATCTCTACCGGCAGACCCTCGCCATGCTCGGGAAAATCCCGCAATGGCGCGGCGCCACGCCGTGGATCCTGTGCGACTTCCGCTCGCCCCGCCGGCCGTTGCCGGGCATCCAGGACGGCTGGAACCGCAAGGGCCTCATCAGCTCCGGGGGCGTCAAGAAGGAGGCCTTCTCGGTCCTGAGGGATTTCTACGGACAGCAGGCCGCCGCGGGGAAATAA
- a CDS encoding serine hydrolase domain-containing protein, protein MRLHLLAAPLLIATLAGRLPAAPLPAGDAAAAGFSPERLERVHRLVQGYVDDGKYAGAITLIARDGRIVDARAYGWRDTAKKLPMERDTLFYIFSLTKMTIAVTTLTLWEEGRFNLDDPVATYLPEFKSMKVITGGTAENPELVDARPITIRHLLTHTAGFAYDWNAAPLLKPSYEKADLFGIATMPEFAQALAKIPLHHQPGDAFLYGASYDVLGYLIEKLTGQPLETAMRERVFAPLGMPDTSFVVPPEKRSRLAKVHRHAADGHLEPTAPGTIVLAATGERTVFPSGSGGLVSTIDDFARFAQMLLNRGELGGVRILSPKTVAFMTTDHLTQIKTPTLFMGPAGTYGLGVGVWGAGGGSDSPGSAGRFGWTGAATTYCNIDPQEGTVAMVFAQHFPYDEHGLFPRFSTAFYQSILKTRAP, encoded by the coding sequence ATGAGACTTCACCTGCTCGCCGCTCCGCTCCTGATTGCCACCCTCGCCGGCCGCCTGCCCGCCGCGCCGCTCCCCGCCGGCGATGCCGCCGCCGCGGGTTTCTCCCCGGAACGCCTCGAACGCGTGCACCGGCTCGTGCAGGGCTATGTGGACGACGGCAAATACGCCGGCGCCATCACGCTCATCGCCCGCGACGGCCGGATCGTCGACGCCCGCGCCTACGGCTGGCGCGACACGGCGAAAAAGCTCCCGATGGAGCGCGACACGCTCTTTTATATTTTCTCGCTCACCAAGATGACGATCGCGGTCACCACGCTGACGCTGTGGGAGGAGGGCCGGTTCAACCTCGACGACCCCGTCGCCACCTACCTGCCCGAGTTCAAGTCCATGAAGGTGATCACCGGCGGCACCGCCGAAAACCCCGAGCTGGTGGACGCCCGCCCCATCACCATCCGCCACCTGCTGACGCACACCGCAGGCTTCGCCTACGACTGGAACGCCGCACCGCTGCTGAAACCCTCCTATGAGAAGGCCGACCTGTTCGGCATCGCCACGATGCCGGAGTTCGCCCAGGCGCTGGCCAAAATCCCCCTCCATCACCAGCCGGGCGACGCTTTCCTTTACGGCGCCAGTTACGACGTGCTCGGCTACCTCATCGAGAAACTCACCGGCCAGCCGCTCGAGACCGCCATGCGCGAGCGCGTATTCGCCCCGCTCGGCATGCCCGACACGTCCTTCGTCGTGCCGCCGGAAAAGCGCAGCCGGCTCGCCAAGGTCCACCGTCATGCCGCCGACGGACACCTCGAACCCACCGCGCCCGGCACCATCGTGCTGGCCGCCACGGGCGAGCGCACGGTCTTCCCCAGCGGCAGCGGCGGGCTCGTCTCCACCATCGACGATTTCGCGCGCTTCGCCCAGATGCTGCTCAACCGCGGTGAACTCGGCGGTGTCCGCATCCTTTCGCCGAAAACCGTCGCGTTCATGACGACGGATCATCTCACGCAGATCAAGACGCCCACCCTCTTCATGGGCCCGGCCGGCACCTACGGCCTCGGCGTCGGCGTGTGGGGGGCCGGCGGCGGCAGCGATTCGCCCGGCTCGGCCGGCCGCTTCGGCTGGACCGGCGCCGCCACGACCTACTGCAACATCGACCCGCAGGAAGGCACCGTCGCGATGGTTTTCGCCCAGCATTTTCCCTACGACGAACACGGCCTCTTCCCCCGCTTCAGCACGGCCTTCTACCAATCAATCCTCAAAACCCGCGCCCCGTGA
- a CDS encoding GH1 family beta-glucosidase — protein MSRAPFQFPRNFTWGTATAAPQIEGAAFTGGKGESVWDRFARRPGAVADGDTLDVACDHYHRYAQDFALMRRLGIKHYRLSLAWPRIFPHGDGAVNRRGVDFYHRLIDSLLQHGITPWVTMFHWDLPQALEDRGGWRARVVPEAFATYADTIVRAYGDRVKNWITLNEIRCFTVHAYGEGTKAPGGRESARTVNQTMHHALVCHGHGVRAVRAHGGRGARVGLTDNCETVIPVAESAADIAAARAWFIEANQPVLDPIYRGHYAPAYLRRCGRDRPTVARGDFALISQRTDFLGLNIYSGTFVRRGARGRPEVVAPSASYPRADSPWLNLAPRALYWTPRLAAEVYGEKNIYITENGCGYNDDAVVRGECLDLHRVEFLRSYLRELHRAMADGAPVRGYFLWSFIDNFEWADGYRRRFGIVHNNFKTQRRTPKLSAGWYAAVIAANRIL, from the coding sequence ATGTCCCGCGCTCCCTTCCAGTTCCCCCGCAACTTCACCTGGGGCACGGCCACCGCCGCGCCCCAGATCGAGGGCGCGGCCTTCACCGGAGGCAAGGGCGAGTCGGTCTGGGACCGCTTCGCGCGCCGGCCCGGCGCCGTGGCCGACGGCGACACCCTCGATGTCGCGTGCGACCATTACCACCGCTATGCGCAGGACTTCGCGCTGATGCGCCGGCTCGGCATCAAACACTACCGCCTCTCGCTGGCGTGGCCGAGGATTTTCCCGCACGGGGACGGGGCCGTGAACCGGCGCGGCGTGGATTTTTATCACCGCCTGATCGATTCGTTGCTCCAGCACGGCATCACGCCCTGGGTGACGATGTTCCACTGGGATCTGCCGCAGGCGCTGGAGGACCGCGGCGGCTGGCGCGCGCGGGTCGTGCCCGAGGCGTTCGCCACCTACGCCGACACCATCGTCCGGGCCTACGGCGACCGCGTCAAAAACTGGATCACGCTGAATGAAATCCGCTGCTTCACCGTGCATGCCTACGGCGAGGGCACCAAGGCGCCTGGTGGCCGCGAGAGCGCCCGCACGGTCAACCAGACGATGCACCACGCCCTGGTCTGCCACGGCCACGGTGTCCGCGCCGTGCGCGCGCACGGCGGCCGCGGCGCCCGCGTGGGCCTGACGGACAATTGCGAGACGGTCATCCCGGTCGCGGAATCGGCGGCCGACATCGCGGCGGCGCGCGCCTGGTTCATCGAGGCCAACCAGCCGGTGCTCGACCCGATCTACCGCGGACACTACGCCCCGGCCTACCTGCGCCGCTGCGGCCGGGACCGCCCCACGGTGGCGCGCGGCGACTTCGCGCTGATCAGCCAGCGGACGGATTTCCTCGGCCTCAACATCTACAGCGGCACCTTCGTGCGCCGCGGCGCCCGCGGCCGGCCCGAGGTGGTCGCCCCGAGCGCCAGCTATCCCCGCGCCGACAGCCCATGGCTCAACCTCGCGCCCCGCGCCCTCTACTGGACGCCCCGGCTGGCCGCCGAGGTCTACGGCGAGAAAAACATCTACATCACCGAGAACGGCTGCGGCTACAACGACGACGCCGTGGTCCGCGGCGAGTGCCTCGACCTGCACCGCGTCGAGTTCCTCCGCAGCTACCTGCGCGAGCTGCACCGCGCCATGGCCGACGGCGCGCCGGTGCGCGGCTATTTCCTGTGGTCGTTCATCGACAACTTCGAGTGGGCCGACGGCTACCGCCGCCGCTTCGGCATCGTGCACAACAATTTCAAGACCCAGCGCCGCACCCCCAAGCTCAGCGCCGGGTGGTATGCCGCCGTCATCGCCGCCAACCGTATTTTGTAG
- a CDS encoding LacI family DNA-binding transcriptional regulator: MPTVNQQLIAQRLNLSRATVSRSLANHPAISAETRRLVQEMAAKLGYKQSPGRAARRGKKSRTFTIGVVIGIPRGENTMVTYPHILKGIRDRAEIERVTVDVSYQPPADIATADGQQSLMRQIRANDWRGAILVHPFPEPAVALIASRISTVSVLESYNEPGIDIIDTDDAPAVLDLVLRLSAAGHRRIGFASWTYPVGGHWVARRFSGYVEALFYQGLEFRPEWVVNVHKNSPRLQPPEVSATVARLCQDDRVTAWVCAADHQAYPLMQDLSARGIRVPEDCSVTGFDGLEPPAGLRRATSMRVPHEHIGSSALTRLVNRMAHPASPRRKILVEAQLVEGETIAPPRAAASR; encoded by the coding sequence ATGCCGACGGTCAACCAGCAACTCATCGCACAGCGCCTGAACCTGTCGCGCGCCACGGTCTCGCGCAGCCTGGCGAACCACCCGGCGATCAGTGCGGAAACGCGCCGGCTCGTGCAGGAAATGGCGGCGAAGCTCGGCTACAAGCAGAGCCCGGGACGCGCGGCGCGGCGCGGGAAAAAATCCCGCACGTTCACCATCGGCGTCGTCATCGGCATCCCGCGCGGCGAAAATACGATGGTCACCTATCCGCACATCCTGAAAGGCATCCGCGACCGCGCCGAGATCGAGCGCGTGACCGTGGACGTGTCCTACCAGCCGCCCGCGGACATCGCCACCGCCGACGGCCAGCAGTCGTTGATGCGGCAGATCCGCGCCAACGACTGGCGCGGCGCGATCCTCGTCCACCCCTTCCCCGAGCCCGCCGTGGCGCTGATCGCCAGCCGCATCTCGACCGTCTCCGTGCTCGAGAGCTACAACGAGCCCGGCATCGACATCATCGACACCGACGACGCGCCGGCGGTTCTCGACCTGGTGCTGCGCCTCTCGGCCGCCGGCCACCGGCGCATCGGGTTCGCCTCCTGGACCTACCCCGTCGGCGGCCACTGGGTCGCGCGGCGCTTCAGCGGCTACGTCGAGGCGCTGTTCTACCAGGGCCTGGAGTTCCGCCCCGAGTGGGTCGTCAACGTCCACAAGAACTCGCCGCGCCTGCAGCCGCCGGAAGTGAGCGCGACGGTCGCCCGGCTGTGCCAGGACGACCGCGTGACCGCGTGGGTCTGCGCCGCCGACCACCAGGCCTACCCGCTGATGCAGGACCTGTCCGCGCGCGGCATCCGCGTGCCCGAGGATTGCTCCGTCACCGGCTTCGACGGCCTCGAGCCGCCCGCCGGCCTGCGCCGCGCCACCTCGATGCGCGTCCCGCACGAGCACATCGGCTCCTCCGCCCTCACCCGCCTCGTCAACCGCATGGCGCATCCCGCCTCGCCCCGCCGCAAGATCCTCGTCGAGGCGCAGCTGGTGGAGGGCGAGACCATCGCCCCGCCGCGCGCGGCCGCCAGCAGGTAG